Proteins encoded in a region of the Terriglobales bacterium genome:
- a CDS encoding R3H domain-containing nucleic acid-binding protein, with product MPIEDKVAAAHRLNDLLKGLIATGGFKLKYRITVDPQLDGAFEDAPEILVEFAGPDSAYMLDRGAELLRSFETVAYESLRLGPEEHTKISFDCRGYRAARMQELRTSAEVAAERVRKTGMPYQFGPMSSRERRIVHLALRDQGDLRTESAGEGPGRSVVVYPKDYDASKKPAPAPFARRRR from the coding sequence ATGCCGATAGAAGACAAAGTAGCCGCCGCCCACAGGCTCAATGACCTGCTCAAGGGATTGATTGCCACCGGAGGGTTCAAGCTCAAGTACCGGATTACTGTAGACCCGCAACTCGATGGCGCCTTCGAAGATGCGCCCGAAATCCTGGTGGAATTTGCGGGCCCCGACAGCGCATACATGCTCGACCGCGGTGCCGAGCTGTTGCGTTCTTTCGAGACGGTAGCCTATGAAAGCCTGCGCCTCGGTCCGGAAGAGCACACCAAGATCAGCTTCGATTGCCGTGGATACCGTGCGGCCCGCATGCAGGAGCTGCGTACCTCCGCTGAAGTGGCCGCGGAGCGCGTCCGCAAGACCGGTATGCCTTATCAGTTTGGACCTATGAGTTCACGCGAGCGCCGCATCGTCCACCTCGCCTTGCGCGACCAGGGCGACCTCAGGACTGAAAGCGCCGGCGAGGGACCGGGTCGCAGCGTTGTCGTTTATCCCAAGGACTACGACGCCAGCAAGAAGCCTGCGCCTGCACCCTTTGCCCGTCGCCGCCGGTAA